Proteins encoded within one genomic window of Methanothrix harundinacea 6Ac:
- a CDS encoding non-histone chromosomal MC1 family protein — translation MTNKRNFALRDADGTEIGVFTGKQPRQAALKAANRGYTDIRLRERGTKKVHLFKGERKLVVKPSNAPDWMPKEIWKPNVKKVGIEKLDQI, via the coding sequence ATGACCAATAAAAGAAACTTCGCGTTGAGGGACGCTGATGGGACCGAGATCGGCGTTTTCACGGGAAAACAGCCGAGACAGGCGGCTTTGAAGGCTGCAAACCGCGGATATACCGACATTAGGCTGCGGGAGAGGGGCACAAAGAAGGTCCACCTCTTCAAGGGCGAGAGGAAGCTGGTGGTGAAGCCCTCCAACGCCCCCGACTGGATGCCCAAGGAGATCTGGAAGCCGAACGTCAAGAAGGTGGGGATAGAGAAGCTGGACCAGATCTGA
- a CDS encoding 50S ribosomal protein L11, translating into MASFVEVLVPGGKASAGPPLGPALGPLGVNVADVVKKINEATADLNGMQVPVKVTVRSRTDYQVEVGTPPTSALVLKEVGLEKGSGNALQIVGNLTMEQVVKVAGIKRKNLLSVSMKSAAKEVIGTCGSMGITVEGMPRKEAQAAVDEGRFDEILA; encoded by the coding sequence TTGGCCAGTTTTGTTGAAGTATTGGTCCCCGGTGGAAAGGCCAGCGCAGGACCACCCCTGGGACCCGCCCTGGGACCTCTAGGGGTCAACGTGGCAGATGTGGTGAAGAAGATAAATGAGGCTACGGCGGATTTGAACGGGATGCAGGTCCCGGTCAAGGTTACGGTGAGGAGCAGGACGGATTACCAGGTGGAAGTGGGAACCCCTCCGACCTCGGCCTTGGTCCTCAAAGAGGTGGGGCTGGAGAAGGGATCCGGCAACGCTCTCCAGATCGTCGGCAACCTGACCATGGAACAGGTGGTCAAGGTCGCAGGGATCAAAAGGAAGAACCTGCTTTCCGTCTCCATGAAGAGCGCCGCGAAGGAGGTCATCGGGACCTGCGGGAGCATGGGCATCACCGTAGAGGGTATGCCCCGGAAGGAGGCCCAGGCGGCGGTTGACGAGGGAAGGTTCGACGAGATCCTCGCATAG
- a CDS encoding 50S ribosomal protein L10, with the protein MSVQVRHTEHVPKWKIEEVEELVERINSTQVVGLVGLAEIPAKQLQDLRSELRDVATIKMVRNNIARRAIEKCSEKVFPLADGIDRQTAFIFTDVNPFRLCKMLEEKKQPMPIKAGGKAPKDIVIEKGETSFSPGPMVGKLQAAGIPAAIKSGKVVINETKVVVEEGETVSAQLAEVLSLMEIFPRKVGLELLAVYEGGLVYKAVDLTIDVDSILSQMSTASSQALGLALEIGYATPTTIAPLLQRAASKARNLVLECAIPVPGMMEALLARAAADASVLTNLVEGGPAEAPAAGAPAEKEEEKAEEAEKEENEEAGLGGLSALFG; encoded by the coding sequence ATGTCCGTCCAGGTACGCCATACAGAGCACGTCCCGAAGTGGAAGATCGAAGAGGTCGAGGAGCTGGTCGAGAGGATAAACAGCACCCAAGTCGTGGGCCTGGTGGGCCTCGCGGAGATCCCGGCAAAGCAGCTCCAGGATCTGCGGTCGGAGCTGAGGGATGTGGCCACCATAAAGATGGTCAGGAACAACATCGCCCGCCGGGCGATAGAGAAGTGCTCCGAGAAGGTCTTCCCCCTGGCCGACGGGATAGACCGTCAGACGGCGTTCATATTCACCGACGTAAACCCCTTCAGGCTCTGTAAGATGCTGGAGGAGAAGAAGCAGCCGATGCCGATAAAGGCCGGCGGCAAGGCCCCCAAAGACATCGTCATCGAGAAGGGTGAGACCTCCTTCTCCCCCGGCCCCATGGTGGGGAAGCTCCAGGCGGCTGGCATCCCCGCCGCCATAAAGAGCGGCAAGGTGGTCATCAACGAGACGAAGGTGGTCGTCGAAGAGGGCGAGACGGTATCGGCCCAGCTCGCAGAAGTTCTCTCGCTGATGGAGATATTCCCGAGGAAGGTGGGGCTTGAGCTTCTGGCCGTCTACGAGGGAGGCCTAGTCTATAAGGCGGTAGATCTCACCATCGACGTCGATAGCATCCTCTCTCAGATGAGCACCGCATCATCCCAGGCCCTGGGCCTCGCCCTGGAGATAGGGTATGCGACGCCGACTACGATCGCTCCCCTCCTCCAGAGGGCTGCCTCTAAGGCCAGGAATCTGGTCCTGGAGTGCGCCATCCCCGTTCCCGGCATGATGGAGGCCCTCCTGGCGAGGGCGGCTGCCGATGCGTCAGTCCTGACGAACCTGGTCGAAGGCGGGCCGGCGGAGGCGCCGGCCGCTGGAGCCCCGGCGGAGAAGGAAGAGGAGAAGGCCGAAGAGGCCGAGAAGGAAGAGAATGAAGAGGCCGGACTTGGCGGACTTTCTGCCCTGTTTGGTTGA
- the rpl12p gene encoding 50S ribosomal protein P1 has protein sequence MEYVYAALLLHSSGKDVSEEGIKTILGAAGVAADEVRIKALVSALEGVDIEDVLSKAPSVAVAAAPAAAAPAAAPAAAEEAEEDKEEAEESGIEGLGALFG, from the coding sequence ATGGAATACGTATATGCAGCATTATTGCTTCACAGCTCTGGTAAAGACGTGTCCGAAGAGGGCATAAAGACGATACTCGGCGCCGCAGGCGTCGCCGCCGACGAGGTAAGGATCAAGGCCCTCGTCTCCGCCCTCGAGGGCGTAGACATCGAGGACGTCCTCTCCAAGGCCCCCAGCGTCGCCGTGGCTGCCGCGCCCGCCGCGGCCGCCCCCGCAGCCGCCCCCGCAGCCGCCGAGGAGGCGGAGGAAGATAAGGAAGAGGCTGAGGAGAGCGGTATCGAGGGCCTCGGAGCCCTCTTCGGCTGA
- a CDS encoding adenylyl-sulfate kinase, which yields MSWVIWFTGLPGCGKTTLARGVKARLEGRGIRVKVLELDEIRRVITPEPTYTDLEREVVYASLAYMAKLLSEAGTNVIVDATANRRRYRDLARMLVPTFAEVYVKASLPACIERERGRKAVYSPRGIYAKAVDDGATVPGVNVAYEEPKSPEVVVDAEGLDPDQNADKVVAWIMETFEGS from the coding sequence ATGTCCTGGGTCATCTGGTTCACGGGGCTTCCCGGTTGCGGAAAGACCACCCTTGCCCGGGGGGTCAAGGCCAGGCTCGAAGGGCGGGGGATCAGGGTGAAGGTCCTGGAGCTGGACGAGATCCGCCGGGTCATCACCCCCGAGCCGACTTACACCGATCTCGAGAGGGAGGTGGTCTACGCCAGCCTCGCCTACATGGCCAAGCTCCTCTCGGAGGCGGGGACGAACGTCATCGTCGATGCTACCGCCAACCGCAGGAGGTACCGGGACCTGGCGCGGATGTTAGTCCCCACTTTCGCGGAGGTTTACGTCAAGGCCTCCCTCCCCGCCTGCATCGAGCGGGAGCGGGGGCGGAAGGCGGTCTACTCCCCCAGGGGGATCTACGCGAAGGCGGTGGATGATGGGGCGACGGTACCGGGGGTGAACGTCGCCTACGAGGAGCCGAAGAGCCCCGAGGTGGTGGTGGACGCCGAGGGTCTGGACCCCGATCAGAACGCGGATAAGGTCGTAGCCTGGATCATGGAGACCTTCGAGGGTTCTTGA
- a CDS encoding glyceraldehyde-3-phosphate dehydrogenase encodes MKSNAGFVGFDGTENKRTVLALDAVKKAAGIGGDLNVLLRQPHGRAKSILSKLIRICDVKAYVSDDADGAKWERAGFSVQGGYADFFEDSDFIMIGTPGDQETPYAEAGLAAGCTVSLMGGAHRDKIMAALREKGVEISGDLEADFKREFFFGLENYEAFSKAKPRLIQCTSCNTTGICRASLAARPLGLKMVLGNIDRRHGDPHTVVRASPSAVSIGKGVGHQGTDAGTVFEEVSYSIRASKIPTTVPHTSFLEFVFEGDVAPEDFVESLAKTREVVVIPYKDEGGKKHEWTSEIMEAFLSGFERPISPEIFELLVSDTIIPVKLGDYTILQTVLMVEQMSIAVPNHVESYLLSVGYPAEKVHSTVDEALSCVHGVWPDSLST; translated from the coding sequence TTGAAATCCAATGCAGGCTTCGTCGGATTCGACGGGACGGAGAATAAGCGAACCGTGCTCGCCCTGGACGCGGTCAAGAAGGCCGCCGGGATCGGGGGAGATCTGAACGTCCTCCTCCGCCAGCCCCACGGCAGGGCTAAGAGCATCCTCAGCAAGCTGATCAGGATCTGTGACGTCAAAGCCTACGTCTCCGACGACGCCGATGGGGCGAAGTGGGAGAGGGCGGGCTTCTCGGTCCAGGGAGGATACGCCGACTTCTTCGAGGACTCCGACTTCATCATGATCGGGACCCCAGGGGATCAGGAGACGCCCTACGCCGAGGCGGGTCTCGCCGCCGGCTGCACCGTATCCCTCATGGGAGGTGCCCACCGGGATAAGATAATGGCGGCTCTCCGGGAGAAAGGCGTCGAGATCTCCGGCGACCTCGAGGCGGACTTCAAGAGGGAGTTCTTCTTCGGCCTTGAGAACTATGAGGCCTTCTCTAAGGCGAAGCCGAGGCTGATCCAGTGCACCAGCTGCAACACCACGGGGATCTGCAGGGCATCCCTCGCTGCCCGCCCCCTCGGCCTCAAGATGGTCCTCGGCAACATCGATCGAAGGCACGGCGACCCCCACACCGTCGTCCGGGCATCCCCCTCCGCCGTCTCCATCGGCAAGGGCGTCGGCCACCAGGGGACGGACGCGGGGACGGTCTTCGAGGAGGTCTCCTACAGCATCAGGGCTTCCAAGATCCCGACGACGGTCCCCCACACCAGCTTCCTCGAGTTCGTCTTCGAGGGCGACGTCGCTCCCGAAGACTTCGTAGAGAGCCTCGCGAAGACGAGGGAGGTCGTGGTGATCCCCTACAAGGACGAGGGAGGAAAGAAGCACGAGTGGACGAGCGAGATCATGGAGGCCTTCCTCTCCGGGTTCGAGCGGCCCATCAGCCCCGAGATCTTCGAGCTCCTCGTCTCCGACACCATAATCCCCGTCAAGCTCGGCGACTACACCATCCTCCAGACGGTCTTGATGGTCGAGCAGATGTCCATCGCCGTCCCCAACCACGTCGAGTCCTACCTCCTCAGCGTCGGGTATCCGGCAGAGAAGGTCCACAGCACCGTAGACGAGGCCCTTTCATGCGTCCACGGCGTCTGGCCTGACAGCCTCTCCACCTGA
- a CDS encoding 50S ribosomal protein L1 gives MNKTIEDAVRKAISEAPERRFSESVDLAINLHNIDMSQPANRVDEEIILPHGRGRSAKVAVFASGETALMAQRAGADLVISPDELGELGDDKKRARKIADEYTYFIAETSLMPTIGKKLGPILGKRGKMPLPLPPNVDITPIIKRQRNLVRVRSRDRLTFHMAVGSREMEVQKIAENVEAVTTKLEQALKDGKQNLKSVYVKTTMGPAIKVI, from the coding sequence ATGAACAAGACGATAGAAGACGCCGTCAGAAAGGCGATCTCCGAGGCCCCCGAGAGGAGGTTCAGTGAGAGCGTCGATCTGGCGATCAACCTGCACAATATCGACATGAGCCAGCCGGCCAACCGGGTGGACGAGGAGATCATCCTCCCCCACGGCCGGGGCAGATCTGCCAAGGTCGCGGTCTTCGCCAGCGGCGAGACCGCCCTTATGGCTCAGCGGGCTGGGGCGGATCTGGTGATATCTCCAGACGAGCTCGGTGAGCTGGGCGACGACAAGAAGCGGGCGCGGAAGATCGCCGATGAGTACACCTACTTCATCGCCGAGACGAGCCTGATGCCGACGATCGGCAAAAAGCTGGGCCCCATCCTGGGAAAGAGGGGGAAGATGCCCCTGCCCCTGCCCCCTAACGTGGACATCACGCCCATAATCAAGAGGCAGAGGAACCTGGTGAGGGTCAGATCCCGGGACCGGCTCACCTTCCACATGGCCGTCGGCTCCAGGGAGATGGAAGTCCAGAAGATCGCAGAGAACGTGGAGGCGGTCACGACCAAGCTCGAGCAGGCTCTCAAGGACGGAAAGCAGAACCTGAAGTCCGTATACGTAAAGACTACCATGGGTCCAGCGATAAAGGTGATCTGA
- a CDS encoding cache domain-containing protein, whose protein sequence is MRKLSGVGMVLALLLPAAIAGGEPVWNLVLAAEAVGGELLEIDRALLGASLALSETGIVGEEARRVLEELGGVGPWVVDCITIDLNGTILEVAPEEYRYVVGERIDDQEHIQELLATRRPAGLAYIISVEGIPAMDFASPVFDEDGRLMGAVTVLVNATELFGEALAPHQPEGHAKIWAMLPDGTIVYDVDGEQIGRNTFTDPLFAEFTELLEVARKVEVERSGTGKYEISGTVREVLWTTVDHQGREVRLLLSLDADEA, encoded by the coding sequence ATGCGGAAGTTATCTGGAGTCGGGATGGTCTTGGCCCTCCTCCTCCCCGCCGCCATCGCCGGGGGGGAGCCGGTCTGGAACCTCGTCCTGGCGGCCGAGGCCGTCGGCGGGGAGCTTCTGGAGATCGACAGGGCCCTCCTGGGGGCGAGCCTCGCCCTCTCCGAGACGGGGATTGTGGGGGAGGAGGCCCGAAGGGTTCTGGAGGAGCTTGGTGGAGTCGGACCCTGGGTCGTCGACTGCATAACCATCGACCTCAACGGCACGATCCTGGAGGTGGCGCCGGAGGAGTACAGGTATGTGGTGGGCGAGAGGATAGACGACCAGGAGCATATCCAGGAGCTATTGGCCACCCGGCGGCCCGCGGGGCTCGCTTACATTATCTCCGTCGAGGGGATCCCCGCCATGGACTTCGCGTCGCCGGTCTTCGATGAGGATGGCAGGTTGATGGGGGCGGTGACGGTCCTCGTCAACGCGACGGAGCTCTTCGGCGAGGCCCTCGCCCCCCACCAGCCCGAAGGCCACGCCAAGATCTGGGCGATGCTCCCCGACGGGACGATAGTCTATGATGTAGACGGAGAGCAGATCGGTAGGAACACCTTCACTGACCCCCTCTTCGCCGAGTTCACCGAGCTTCTGGAGGTGGCCCGAAAGGTGGAGGTGGAGAGGTCGGGGACCGGAAAGTACGAGATATCCGGGACGGTGAGGGAGGTCCTATGGACCACCGTCGACCATCAGGGGAGGGAGGTGAGGCTCCTCCTCAGCCTCGACGCAGACGAGGCCTGA
- the thsA gene encoding thermosome subunit alpha encodes MAGLGGTPVLILREGSQRTAGREAQKSNIMAAKAVATAVRTTLGPKGMDKMLVDTLGDVVITNDGVTILKEMDIEHPAAKMMVEIAKTQDDEVGDGTTTAVVLAGELLKKAEELLDQEIHPTVIAAGYRAAAERAMDILKEMAIKVSPNDDELLKKIAITAMTGKGSGVARNELAELSVKAVKAIVDEDGTVDVDNITVEKKVGGGITDSQLVYGMVIDKERLHPNMPKKVKDAKIALLNTAIEIEKTEVDAKIEITSPDQLQAFLDQEETMLKDMVNKIVSTGANVVFCQKGIDDLAQHFLAKAGVYTIRRIKKSDMEKLARATGGRIVTSIHDLAESELGRAGLVEEKKIAGDDMTFVVECENPKSVSIILRGGTEHVVDELDRAMEDALRVVGVALEDSLLMPGGGAPEIELALRLREYAATVGGREQLAIEAFAEALEIIPKTLAENAGFDQIDTLVALRSSHEKGVKTAGLDMETGKPSDMQEKGVVEPMRVKTQAINSAAESAVMILRIDDVIASKSGGPGGEGGMPGGMGGMGDMGEDF; translated from the coding sequence ATGGCAGGACTAGGGGGAACCCCTGTACTCATACTGAGAGAGGGCAGTCAGAGGACTGCCGGCCGTGAGGCCCAGAAGTCGAACATCATGGCCGCCAAGGCCGTGGCCACCGCCGTCAGGACCACCCTCGGCCCCAAGGGGATGGACAAGATGCTCGTCGACACCCTCGGCGACGTGGTCATAACCAACGATGGCGTCACCATCCTCAAGGAGATGGACATCGAGCACCCGGCGGCGAAGATGATGGTCGAGATCGCCAAGACCCAGGACGACGAGGTCGGCGACGGCACCACCACCGCCGTGGTCCTGGCGGGAGAGCTCCTCAAGAAGGCGGAAGAGCTCCTCGACCAGGAGATTCACCCCACCGTCATCGCCGCAGGATACCGGGCCGCCGCCGAGAGGGCGATGGACATCCTGAAGGAGATGGCGATCAAAGTCTCCCCCAACGACGACGAGCTTCTGAAGAAGATCGCCATCACCGCCATGACCGGGAAGGGCTCTGGCGTCGCTCGAAACGAGCTGGCGGAGCTCTCCGTAAAGGCCGTCAAGGCGATCGTCGACGAGGACGGGACCGTGGACGTCGATAACATCACCGTCGAGAAGAAGGTCGGCGGCGGGATCACCGACTCTCAGCTCGTCTACGGCATGGTCATCGACAAGGAGAGGCTCCACCCCAACATGCCCAAGAAGGTGAAGGACGCCAAGATCGCCCTCCTGAACACTGCGATCGAGATCGAGAAGACCGAGGTCGACGCGAAGATCGAGATCACCTCCCCCGACCAGCTCCAGGCCTTCCTGGACCAGGAAGAGACGATGCTGAAGGATATGGTCAACAAGATCGTCAGCACCGGGGCCAACGTCGTCTTCTGCCAGAAGGGGATCGACGACCTCGCCCAGCACTTCCTGGCCAAGGCCGGAGTCTACACCATCCGGAGGATCAAGAAGAGCGACATGGAGAAGCTCGCCCGAGCCACCGGCGGCAGGATCGTCACCAGCATCCACGACCTCGCGGAGAGCGAGCTCGGCCGCGCTGGCCTCGTCGAGGAGAAGAAGATCGCCGGCGACGACATGACCTTCGTCGTGGAGTGCGAGAACCCCAAGTCGGTATCGATCATCCTCCGGGGCGGGACCGAGCACGTCGTCGACGAGCTGGACCGGGCCATGGAGGACGCCCTCAGGGTCGTAGGGGTGGCCCTGGAAGACTCCCTGCTGATGCCCGGCGGCGGCGCCCCCGAGATCGAGCTGGCCCTCAGGCTGAGAGAGTACGCGGCCACCGTAGGCGGCCGGGAGCAGCTCGCCATCGAGGCCTTCGCCGAGGCCCTGGAGATCATACCCAAGACCCTCGCCGAGAACGCCGGCTTCGACCAGATCGACACCCTCGTCGCCCTCCGGAGCAGCCACGAGAAGGGGGTCAAGACCGCGGGCCTCGACATGGAGACCGGCAAGCCCTCCGACATGCAGGAGAAGGGCGTAGTTGAGCCGATGAGGGTCAAGACCCAGGCGATCAACTCCGCCGCCGAATCCGCCGTCATGATCCTCAGGATCGACGACGTCATCGCCTCCAAGTCCGGCGGCCCCGGCGGCGAAGGCGGGATGCCCGGCGGCATGGGCGGCATGGGCGACATGGGAGAGGACTTCTGA
- a CDS encoding transcription elongation factor Spt5, whose translation MAETSIFVVKTTANQERSVANLIAQLARKEKYDITALLVPDVLKGYVLVEAKAPEIVEEAIQGVPHARSVIKGASSFGEVEHFLTPKPAVVGINEGAIVELISGPFKGEMARVKRVDIGKEEITVELFEAMVPIPITVRGDHVRVLSKDEIQR comes from the coding sequence ATGGCCGAGACCAGCATATTCGTAGTTAAGACCACAGCAAATCAGGAACGGTCCGTGGCAAACCTCATCGCCCAGCTGGCGCGGAAGGAGAAGTACGACATTACAGCGCTTCTGGTTCCGGACGTCCTGAAGGGCTACGTCCTCGTGGAGGCGAAGGCCCCGGAGATCGTCGAGGAGGCGATCCAGGGGGTACCCCACGCCCGCTCTGTCATAAAGGGAGCCTCCAGCTTCGGAGAGGTGGAGCACTTTCTGACGCCCAAGCCCGCGGTGGTCGGGATCAACGAAGGCGCCATTGTGGAGCTGATCTCGGGACCTTTCAAGGGCGAGATGGCGAGGGTCAAGAGGGTGGACATCGGGAAGGAGGAGATCACTGTAGAGCTCTTCGAGGCGATGGTCCCCATCCCCATAACTGTCAGGGGCGACCACGTCCGCGTCCTCAGCAAAGATGAGATTCAGAGGTGA